The Leishmania donovani BPK282A1 complete genome, chromosome 23 genome contains a region encoding:
- a CDS encoding DHHC zinc finger domain-like protein has product MMCCGYSIPVFVAIMIMALALASDAYSIRLIALHRHDAWRIVVCLVVLVLTTVMGLLVLWSYYAVIFVSPGFVPHDPWAHPPSYAGPSLRPHGGVEQAFVPQLYQYPPQQQLHPPGPQQPHAGSPGSLATRSSSLSGVSRPQTTNNVLVPAPSDGTDGASSLRAGHPKSPPVIASVAEADNGACTPLRTAGNTGAPRGGDGRDAIIVHVDEASPTRFQHARPPDYFTAPLAGSPEQQQHPNPPMCLNPYKVTTLDRSGRLRFCHVCHLYKPDGAHHCSVCGRCVYNFDHHCPFVNNCVGRNNYKLFVVFLLYSSVGATLGGCLMLVTIFAVDKDAFMDKLMWIAVPALDLVFGASLLMFYSQHRLLLSNGQSTLESLIESQKDPCSGSCCTCKRPRLTPEQKEEAARQRKEKIERHQRTLMGKESPFWRRYAPLPVRTDDTADDTVPGTV; this is encoded by the coding sequence ATGATGTGCTGCGGCTACTCCATTCCCGTCTTTGTCGCGATTATGATCATGGCGCTCGCGCTTGCAAGTGATGCCTACAGCATCCGTTTGATTGCTCTGCACCGACACGATGCCTGGCGCATCGTCGTGTGCTTAGTCGTGCTCGTCTTGACAACCGTCATGGGCCTTCTCGTACTATGGTCTTACTACGCCGTCATCTTCGTCTCTCCAGGCTTTGTGCCACATGATCCGTGGGCGCATCCGCCCTCGTACGCCGGTCCCTCACTCCGCCCACACGGCGGAGTCGAACAGGCCTTTGTTCCGCAGCTTTATCAATAccccccgcagcagcagctgcacccgccagggccgcagcagccacatGCGGGCTCGCCCGGCTCACTGGCGACGCGGTCTTCTAGTCTGTCGGGCGTCAGTCGACCACAAACAACCAACAACGTGCTTGTACCTGCTCCTTCCGACGGCACGGACGGCGCCAGCTCACTGCGCGCCGGCCACCCAAAGTCCCCGCCGGTCATCGCTTCTGTCGCCGAGGCTGATAACGGTGCATGCACTCCGTTGCGGACTGCCGGCAATACCGGTGCTcctcgcggtggcgacggcaggGATGCGATCATTGTCCACGTTGATGAGGCGTCGCCGACACGCTTTCAGCACGCCAGACCGCCTGACTACTTTACTGCCCCACTCGCAGGATCaccagagcagcagcagcaccccaaCCCGCCCATGTGTCTGAACCCGTACAAGGTTACAACGCTGGACCGTAGCGGGCGCCTGCGTTTCTGCCACGTATGTCATCTTTACAAGCCAGACGGCGCCCACCATTGCAGTGTCTGCGGCCGGTGTGTGTATAACTTCGATCATCACTGCCCCTTCGTGAACAACTGCGTTGGCCGCAACAACTACAAGCTGTTTGTGGTCTTCTTGCTCtacagcagcgtcggcgcgaCTCTGGGGGGCTGCCTCATGCTCGTTACGATCTTCGCCGTCGACAAAGACGCATTCATGGATAAGCTGATGTGGATAGCGGTGCCCGCGTTGGATTTGGTTTTCGGTGCCTCGCTGTTGATGTTCTACAGCCAACACCGCCTTCTTCTGAGCAACGGGCAGAGCACGTTGGAGAGTCTCATTGAATCTCAAAAAGATCCCTGTTCGGGGAGTTGCTGTACCTGCAAGCGCCCTCGGCTCACCCCGGAGCAGAAGGAAgaggctgcgcggcagcgcaaggAAAAGATCGAGCGGCACCAACGCACGCTGATGGGCAAGGAGTCGCCATTCTGGCGGAGATATgccccgctgccggtgcgcacAGACGACACCGCAGATGATACCGTGCCGGGGACGGTCTGA